One window from the genome of Armatimonadota bacterium encodes:
- a CDS encoding YjbH domain-containing protein, which translates to MISKCIRVSALLGSIFLSTSSWAIKVPVTQYANVSPLPGGCIALNQDGKPDGRGAMQINIPVAYTPGNGYASLGAFSGEHLNAYYSDKEQNGTGVLAFGFGGWPKLYASAMAVSSWIADDSKSVSFQLQCIKETDKVPAVAVGVQDLLNKEWKQFRQKMNTKVGYYAVATKQFDIDNKSIYTTLGYGAGKFLNRPFVGLSYPINDHLSIASEYDGYQINGALGWRPLGRYSSWTVAAGFNGKCGPFFGGCATGTMNSAWSVPIGLYLIYK; encoded by the coding sequence ATGATTTCCAAGTGCATTCGAGTCAGCGCCTTGCTGGGTAGTATTTTCCTCTCGACATCCAGTTGGGCAATTAAAGTTCCAGTCACGCAATACGCAAATGTATCGCCGCTTCCGGGAGGCTGCATAGCACTCAACCAGGACGGCAAGCCTGATGGCCGCGGCGCAATGCAGATAAATATTCCTGTAGCTTATACGCCGGGCAATGGCTATGCTAGCCTGGGTGCTTTCAGCGGAGAGCATTTGAATGCTTACTATAGTGACAAAGAGCAAAATGGCACAGGCGTGCTTGCGTTCGGCTTCGGAGGTTGGCCAAAGCTTTACGCGTCGGCCATGGCTGTGAGTAGTTGGATTGCGGATGACAGCAAGTCCGTGAGTTTTCAGCTCCAGTGCATTAAGGAAACCGATAAGGTGCCTGCAGTTGCGGTTGGTGTTCAGGACCTGTTGAATAAAGAATGGAAGCAGTTTAGGCAAAAGATGAATACCAAAGTCGGGTATTATGCCGTCGCCACTAAACAGTTCGATATTGATAACAAATCTATTTATACTACACTCGGCTACGGTGCAGGCAAGTTTTTAAACAGGCCTTTTGTGGGTCTTTCGTACCCTATCAATGACCACTTGAGCATCGCAAGTGAATATGACGGCTATCAGATTAATGGTGCGCTGGGATGGAGGCCATTAGGTAGATACAGTTCATGGACAGTCGCAGCAGGCTTTAATGGCAAATGCGGTCCATTCTTTGGTGGATGTGCAACAGGCACAATGAATAGCGCGTGGTCGGTTCCGATAGGGCTCTACCTGATTTATAAGTAG
- a CDS encoding glycosyltransferase family 4 protein: MKILLINHYAGSIKHGMEYRPFYMAREWVRLGHEVTIIAASNSHVRTCNPQIKGNMTHEVIEGVHYIWLKTPAYSGNGVGRVKNMLSFTNQLLLRRIELARTIKPDVVIASSTYPLDNYPASKIARLASAKLIYEVHDLWPLSPMEIGGMSKWHPFIMLMQWAENYAYKHCDRVVSMLPLAESHMLKHGLAEGKFCYVPNGIDTSEWLESKQTIPQEQKDILDALQGEGRFLVCYAGAHGPANALERLMEAAALTEGSNAVFILVGQGPDKEKLIKTASNMRLNNVRFLPAVPKASIPSLLSKMDVLYIGLAHKSLFRFGISPNKLMDYMMAAKPVVQSIDAGNDMVSESGCGISISTGSQKDIADAVLTLMKMNPEERSRMGARGHEYVLKSHDYSILAKRFLEAFV, from the coding sequence ATGAAAATTTTACTCATCAACCACTACGCCGGCTCAATAAAGCATGGCATGGAATATCGACCATTCTATATGGCTCGCGAATGGGTAAGGCTTGGACATGAAGTAACAATAATTGCTGCTTCAAACTCGCATGTTCGCACCTGTAATCCACAGATCAAAGGCAATATGACTCATGAGGTAATCGAGGGAGTCCATTATATCTGGCTTAAGACTCCAGCGTATTCGGGGAATGGCGTTGGGCGTGTAAAGAACATGCTCAGTTTTACCAATCAACTGCTTCTTCGTAGAATCGAACTTGCACGGACGATCAAGCCGGATGTGGTCATAGCCTCATCTACATATCCCCTGGACAATTATCCAGCCAGCAAAATTGCCCGGCTTGCCTCTGCCAAGTTGATATATGAAGTCCACGACCTGTGGCCGCTATCACCTATGGAGATAGGTGGAATGTCCAAATGGCATCCGTTTATCATGCTGATGCAGTGGGCAGAGAACTATGCATACAAGCACTGCGATAGAGTGGTATCTATGTTGCCGCTTGCAGAGAGCCATATGCTCAAACATGGCCTGGCAGAAGGTAAGTTTTGCTATGTGCCGAATGGGATCGATACAAGCGAGTGGCTGGAAAGCAAGCAGACCATCCCACAGGAGCAAAAAGATATTCTGGATGCGCTGCAAGGCGAGGGCAGGTTTCTTGTTTGTTATGCGGGAGCTCACGGGCCGGCTAATGCACTCGAACGCCTCATGGAAGCAGCCGCTCTGACAGAAGGGTCAAATGCTGTTTTTATTTTAGTCGGGCAAGGGCCTGATAAAGAGAAACTTATAAAAACCGCGAGCAACATGCGTCTTAATAATGTAAGGTTTTTGCCCGCTGTACCGAAGGCATCAATTCCGAGCTTGCTGAGCAAGATGGATGTATTGTACATTGGCCTGGCTCACAAGTCTCTTTTCAGGTTTGGCATCAGTCCGAATAAACTTATGGATTACATGATGGCTGCAAAGCCCGTGGTGCAGTCGATAGATGCAGGTAATGATATGGTGAGCGAGAGTGGGTGTGGCATATCGATATCCACGGGCAGTCAGAAGGATATTGCCGATGCGGTTTTAACTCTTATGAAGATGAACCCCGAAGAGCGCAGTCGAATGGGGGCGCGCGGACATGAATATGTGCTTAAATCTCACGACTATTCGATCTTGGCCAAGCGTTTCCTGGAGGCATTTGTGTAA
- a CDS encoding class I SAM-dependent methyltransferase, with the protein MSEVDRVRERYSRRKQAETSSLYIPTRIDVCLSTQEKERAIIRWINNYGIAPVESKRVLEVGCGTGTNLLYLISIGFKPENLIANELLEERANTARNRLPNATRVICGDATALDLERESFDIVLQSTVFTSILDNQFQQRLADKMWSLTKPGGGVLWYDFVMNNPNNPDVRGVPLRRIRELFPDGKISSWRVTLAPPINRRVTAVHPWLYSLFNCIPLLRTHVLCWIEKQE; encoded by the coding sequence ATGAGCGAAGTAGATAGAGTTCGAGAAAGGTACTCCCGTCGAAAGCAAGCAGAAACGTCTTCGTTGTACATTCCAACACGCATAGATGTCTGTCTAAGTACTCAGGAAAAAGAGCGGGCTATAATAAGATGGATCAACAATTACGGTATTGCGCCTGTTGAAAGTAAAAGAGTTCTGGAAGTTGGCTGTGGGACAGGTACAAATCTTCTTTATTTAATCAGCATTGGCTTCAAGCCTGAAAATCTTATTGCAAATGAACTGCTCGAAGAACGTGCAAATACTGCGAGAAACAGACTTCCAAACGCAACCAGAGTAATCTGCGGGGACGCAACCGCACTTGACCTGGAACGCGAATCGTTTGATATCGTATTGCAATCGACAGTTTTCACTTCAATTCTGGACAATCAGTTTCAGCAAAGGCTGGCCGATAAAATGTGGTCGCTTACAAAGCCTGGGGGCGGCGTATTGTGGTACGATTTTGTAATGAATAACCCCAATAATCCCGATGTGCGGGGAGTTCCGTTAAGACGGATCAGAGAACTCTTTCCCGACGGCAAGATATCGTCGTGGCGCGTAACGCTTGCTCCACCGATCAACCGCCGAGTTACTGCTGTACACCCTTGGCTATATAGTTTATTCAATTGCATTCCATTACTGCGAACACACGTATTGTGCTGGATAGAGAAACAGGAATAG
- a CDS encoding DegT/DnrJ/EryC1/StrS family aminotransferase, with translation MSSYVNTFLPFALPDIGEEEIAEVVDSMRSGWLTTGPKTRRFEQDFATFLGGDVETIAVNSATAGLHLALESLGITAGDEVITTPYTFTATAEVIRYLGADPVFVDIDPKTLIIDPAKIEAAITPRTKMILPVHVGGLACDMDAIYDIAHRHNLKVVEDAAHAIPTTFKGKLIGAIESDAVVFSFYATKPLATGEGGMIVLRDKDKADRCRMMRLHGIDRDVFNRYNSDKPSWYYEVVAPGFKYNMTDIAAAIGIHQLTKVYKFRASREAIAEVYNERFADLPLILPQKAPEGEMHAWHLYVIRLTDDAPISRNDFIQEMTKRGIGTSVHYIPLNIHPYWSKYYNLKAEDYPCAVECYEHAVSLPIYTRMSDADTERVVNAVREILA, from the coding sequence ATGAGTTCATATGTAAACACTTTTTTACCATTTGCACTGCCTGATATAGGTGAGGAGGAAATAGCGGAAGTCGTCGATTCGATGCGCTCCGGCTGGCTTACCACCGGACCCAAAACGCGCCGGTTTGAGCAGGATTTCGCGACCTTCCTGGGAGGAGATGTAGAAACCATCGCGGTAAACTCGGCTACGGCAGGTCTGCATCTTGCGCTCGAATCCCTGGGAATAACTGCAGGCGATGAGGTAATTACTACTCCTTACACATTTACCGCCACAGCCGAGGTCATAAGATATCTTGGAGCAGACCCTGTGTTTGTAGATATCGATCCCAAGACACTTATTATCGATCCTGCTAAGATCGAAGCTGCAATTACCCCGCGCACCAAGATGATTTTACCGGTGCATGTCGGTGGGCTGGCATGTGATATGGATGCCATATACGATATTGCCCACAGGCACAATCTGAAAGTAGTCGAAGACGCGGCTCATGCCATTCCGACGACTTTCAAAGGCAAATTGATTGGCGCAATCGAAAGTGATGCGGTAGTGTTCAGCTTTTATGCTACAAAACCTCTGGCGACCGGCGAGGGCGGAATGATCGTGCTGCGAGATAAAGACAAAGCCGATCGCTGCCGTATGATGCGCCTGCATGGAATCGACCGCGACGTGTTTAACAGATATAATTCCGATAAGCCGTCTTGGTACTATGAAGTTGTGGCTCCAGGCTTCAAGTATAATATGACCGATATAGCGGCAGCTATTGGAATACACCAGCTTACCAAAGTATATAAATTCAGGGCTTCCCGCGAAGCAATTGCCGAGGTGTATAACGAAAGATTTGCTGATCTGCCTTTGATATTGCCACAAAAAGCTCCAGAGGGCGAAATGCATGCATGGCATCTTTACGTCATCAGGTTGACCGATGATGCGCCCATTTCCCGCAATGATTTCATTCAGGAAATGACCAAGCGCGGCATCGGCACGAGCGTGCACTACATCCCGCTCAATATCCATCCATATTGGAGTAAATACTATAATCTTAAAGCTGAGGATTATCCATGCGCAGTTGAGTGTTATGAGCACGCCGTCAGCCTGCCGATCTACACTCGTATGAGCGATGCAGATACCGAGAGAGTTGTTAACGCGGTCCGTGAGATTCTTGCATGA
- the wecC gene encoding UDP-N-acetyl-D-mannosamine dehydrogenase, whose amino-acid sequence MEKVGATLAECDKRATETGLLRVCVVGLGYIGLPLATVLTANNIDVYGADVSREVVANLNLGQTHCVEPGLDEMLEKAVSSGRFRAFEQPAEADVFVIAVPTPITKEKEPDVTCVISAAESIAPRLVAGNLIIIESTCPVMTTEVVKDRLSKLRPDLEFPKRDEAGHPDQVSIAYCPERVLPGRIFLELVENDRVVGGLDELSTRLGVAFYERFIHGNVLPTDARTAEMCKLAENAYRDVNIAFANELSLVCERFAINPFKLIELSNRHPRVNILQPGPGVGGHCIAIDPWFIVDSAPDLANLIRTSRQVNDSMPGRVVERVLKAAKEFSNPTIACLGLAFKPDVDDLRESPAVEITRELAQMGMGRILAVEPNVNVLPSILQEQPVELVDINNALEAADVVVLLVNHRQFLSLDPHCLCGKKIIDTRGAWRSAYE is encoded by the coding sequence ATGGAAAAAGTTGGTGCCACTTTGGCAGAGTGCGATAAGCGCGCAACCGAAACCGGCTTGCTGCGAGTATGTGTAGTTGGACTTGGATATATTGGTCTTCCCTTAGCCACAGTTTTAACTGCAAACAATATTGATGTCTACGGAGCCGACGTTTCCAGAGAAGTGGTAGCCAATCTTAACTTGGGTCAGACTCACTGCGTTGAACCCGGACTGGATGAAATGCTGGAAAAAGCTGTTTCCAGCGGACGTTTTCGCGCGTTTGAGCAGCCGGCGGAAGCTGATGTTTTTGTGATTGCTGTCCCAACACCGATAACAAAAGAAAAGGAGCCGGACGTCACTTGCGTTATCTCGGCTGCGGAATCTATCGCTCCTCGTCTCGTGGCCGGCAATCTTATAATAATCGAGTCCACTTGCCCCGTAATGACAACAGAGGTGGTTAAGGACCGTCTGAGCAAGCTCAGGCCTGATCTTGAATTTCCAAAGCGAGATGAAGCGGGGCATCCTGACCAGGTGAGCATAGCTTATTGCCCTGAAAGGGTGCTGCCTGGTCGTATATTTCTGGAACTGGTCGAAAATGATAGAGTCGTAGGCGGTCTTGATGAGCTTTCCACCCGGTTGGGCGTAGCTTTTTATGAAAGATTCATTCATGGCAATGTATTGCCTACCGATGCGCGCACTGCCGAAATGTGCAAGTTAGCTGAGAATGCCTACAGGGATGTAAACATTGCTTTTGCCAACGAACTGTCGCTGGTATGCGAGCGTTTTGCGATAAATCCGTTCAAGCTTATAGAGCTTTCTAATCGGCATCCCCGTGTAAACATACTCCAACCCGGACCTGGTGTAGGTGGCCACTGCATTGCAATAGACCCATGGTTTATTGTGGATTCGGCGCCTGATCTTGCTAATCTGATCAGAACATCTCGCCAGGTAAACGATTCAATGCCCGGCAGAGTTGTCGAGCGCGTTCTGAAAGCGGCAAAAGAGTTTTCCAACCCGACAATTGCGTGCCTTGGTCTTGCGTTCAAACCCGATGTGGATGATCTAAGAGAGAGTCCGGCGGTTGAGATTACAAGAGAACTGGCGCAGATGGGTATGGGCCGAATCCTTGCCGTTGAGCCGAATGTCAACGTCCTGCCAAGCATACTGCAAGAACAACCGGTTGAACTAGTCGATATTAACAATGCGCTGGAAGCTGCGGATGTGGTGGTGCTTCTGGTAAACCATAGACAATTCCTTAGCTTGGATCCCCACTGCCTGTGTGGCAAAAAAATCATTGATACGCGGGGCGCTTGGCGGTCTGCTTACGAGTAG
- a CDS encoding GNVR domain-containing protein, producing the protein MSTDAAVRRDSLQDDPEVDLREQVRKWRARWKLLLAFILGGMALAFIYTKMQPNIYESKASLYVKSTSSTAGLLADLPIGLSQGSSGSGYIIALLKSETMYRRVIVQLNLLQSHAFADRRVCNIPSAVEELSRSAMVHEEKDGTISLIVRSRSPELSAKIANAMVGNLGTMVITVSKKKTDFIQGKMTGTLRDLEKAENDLMIFQKRNSIASIDDQTKAMITELSELDSKLVELDVQQQDIRSQLANSGDLNDLVGLEVELKSLESSRSFLENKRTDLQKKLETLPQMGLEYMRLQRRVASLTKTYELLLQQYEMESISQRGEDGDYQIIDKAHPNKQKVAPSAARNAVLGGMIGLMVSMGLASFMSNPKGAYKKRHA; encoded by the coding sequence ATGAGCACTGATGCCGCGGTTCGTCGCGACTCTCTTCAGGACGATCCTGAGGTTGATCTTCGAGAGCAAGTTAGGAAGTGGCGCGCCAGGTGGAAGCTGCTTCTGGCTTTCATATTAGGTGGCATGGCACTTGCTTTTATCTATACAAAGATGCAGCCCAACATATATGAGTCAAAAGCTAGCCTCTACGTGAAGTCGACCTCAAGTACAGCAGGTCTGTTGGCAGATTTACCAATAGGACTCAGCCAAGGTTCCAGCGGTTCGGGATATATCATTGCGCTTCTCAAAAGTGAAACAATGTACAGGCGTGTGATAGTCCAGTTGAATCTCCTCCAGAGTCATGCGTTTGCCGACAGAAGGGTTTGTAACATACCTTCCGCCGTAGAGGAGCTTTCTCGCTCGGCAATGGTCCACGAAGAAAAGGATGGTACGATCAGTCTGATTGTTCGTTCACGAAGTCCAGAATTGTCGGCAAAAATCGCAAATGCCATGGTAGGCAATCTCGGTACGATGGTCATTACGGTCTCGAAAAAGAAGACCGATTTTATCCAAGGCAAGATGACCGGCACACTGCGCGATTTGGAGAAAGCCGAAAACGATCTTATGATCTTCCAAAAGCGTAACAGCATAGCCTCGATAGATGATCAAACGAAGGCTATGATTACAGAGTTGAGCGAGCTCGATAGCAAGCTGGTCGAACTGGACGTGCAGCAACAGGACATAAGGAGCCAACTCGCCAATTCCGGTGACCTGAATGATTTGGTTGGTCTTGAAGTTGAGTTAAAGTCTTTGGAATCGAGTCGCAGTTTTCTGGAGAATAAACGAACCGATCTGCAAAAAAAACTGGAAACGCTGCCGCAGATGGGGCTGGAATATATGCGATTGCAGCGTCGCGTTGCCTCGCTGACCAAAACCTATGAACTGCTGTTGCAGCAATATGAGATGGAGTCCATCTCCCAGCGCGGTGAAGACGGCGATTACCAGATAATAGATAAGGCTCACCCCAACAAGCAAAAAGTCGCTCCAAGCGCGGCCAGAAATGCCGTATTGGGTGGTATGATCGGTTTGATGGTTTCCATGGGATTGGCAAGTTTTATGTCGAACCCAAAAGGCGCATATAAGAAGCGTCATGCCTGA
- a CDS encoding sugar transferase, whose product MRAGKRLFDLCFTSAGLIVLWPVLLVTAIIIKLDDKGPVFFRQERIGLHGKPFGMWKFRTMVVDAEKIGMQLTVGKDTRITRAGRFLRKSKLDELPQLFNVFMGEMSLVGPRPEVKRYVELYSQQQRAVLDIPPGITDPASIRYRDESTVLAQASDPESAYINEVMPEKIRLNLDYALHSSVLSDFWIILKTLRRIL is encoded by the coding sequence ATGAGAGCCGGAAAAAGACTATTCGATCTTTGCTTCACCAGCGCGGGACTGATTGTGCTGTGGCCGGTCTTACTTGTCACAGCAATCATTATCAAATTGGATGACAAGGGGCCGGTCTTCTTTCGCCAGGAGCGCATCGGGCTGCACGGCAAACCGTTCGGGATGTGGAAGTTTCGGACGATGGTCGTGGATGCGGAGAAGATCGGCATGCAGCTTACGGTCGGTAAAGACACTCGTATCACGCGCGCTGGAAGGTTTCTGCGCAAGAGCAAGCTTGATGAGCTCCCGCAGCTATTTAATGTATTTATGGGCGAGATGAGCCTGGTGGGACCTCGCCCGGAAGTCAAGCGATATGTTGAGCTTTACAGTCAACAGCAGCGCGCAGTGCTGGATATACCGCCCGGCATCACCGACCCCGCTTCCATCCGCTACAGGGATGAAAGCACCGTGCTTGCGCAGGCATCCGACCCTGAATCTGCATACATAAATGAAGTGATGCCCGAAAAAATACGCCTCAATCTGGATTATGCACTGCATTCGTCTGTCTTGAGCGACTTCTGGATAATCTTGAAAACCTTGAGGCGAATCTTGTAA